The Halocalculus aciditolerans genome includes a window with the following:
- a CDS encoding Rieske (2Fe-2S) protein: MSDTVVATVEEVEERRSVLFTAYDARGNREEVIVVPCEETGAKAWVNRCTHEAQRLDRGMGAAMRDGEIICPKHGSMFDACSGDCDNGEAAGTTLVSVDVTVDGDEVTLTDSNYTFAHEGEKESNDDVGPGSSSHLSF; the protein is encoded by the coding sequence ATGAGCGACACGGTCGTGGCGACCGTGGAAGAGGTCGAGGAGCGGCGGTCGGTACTCTTCACGGCGTACGACGCGCGCGGGAACCGGGAGGAAGTCATCGTCGTGCCCTGCGAGGAGACGGGGGCGAAGGCGTGGGTTAACCGGTGTACGCACGAGGCGCAGCGGCTCGACCGCGGAATGGGGGCGGCGATGCGGGACGGGGAGATTATCTGTCCGAAGCACGGGTCGATGTTCGACGCGTGTTCGGGCGACTGCGACAACGGGGAGGCCGCGGGAACGACGCTCGTCTCGGTGGACGTGACCGTCGACGGCGACGAGGTGACGCTCACCGATTCGAACTACACCTTCGCCCACGAGGGCGAGAAGGAATCGAACGACGACGTCGGGCCGGGGTCGTCGAGCCACCTGTCCTTCTAG
- a CDS encoding helix-turn-helix transcriptional regulator, which translates to MDSPALRNVHLLAAVVFVASVLVLAVQLITPLPIVVSLGESGTQTARVGQYFAYDDVAVVVVASVLSGASATYLVLHDRAHRLVDQLGNADPESHPRPEPNGGTETGDGGERDGEDGSSRREQWEKTAESLKNNEATVYTLLIEAGGERPQRELVEETDLSKATVSRTLDKLENRGLVERKRSGMGNTIRLQ; encoded by the coding sequence ATGGACAGCCCCGCCCTCCGGAACGTGCATCTCCTCGCGGCGGTGGTCTTCGTCGCGTCCGTCCTCGTTCTCGCCGTCCAGTTGATTACGCCATTACCAATCGTGGTGTCACTCGGCGAAAGCGGGACGCAGACGGCCCGCGTCGGCCAGTATTTCGCGTATGATGACGTCGCGGTCGTCGTCGTTGCGTCGGTCCTCAGCGGGGCGAGCGCGACGTATCTCGTCCTCCACGACCGGGCACACCGCTTGGTAGACCAACTCGGGAACGCAGACCCCGAGTCACACCCGCGACCGGAACCGAACGGCGGCACCGAGACCGGCGATGGCGGTGAGCGCGACGGCGAGGACGGGAGCTCACGACGCGAGCAGTGGGAGAAGACGGCCGAGTCCCTGAAGAACAACGAAGCGACCGTCTACACGCTACTCATCGAGGCGGGTGGTGAACGCCCGCAGCGCGAACTCGTCGAAGAGACCGACCTCTCGAAGGCGACGGTCAGTCGAACACTGGATAAGCTCGAGAACAGGGGGCTCGTCGAGCGAAAGCGGAGCGGCATGGGGAACACGATACGCCTCCAGTAG
- a CDS encoding DUF7519 family protein codes for MSAGISLAAAIVVPLVIAVSLPTLVGGVLGVCLLAAGLSRQSRLLVDSGGVVFVGGLVFASLAGVAPSLVLTAAVLTMVAWDVGRNALGIAAEVGDSPATTRIELVHAISSIVVFAAGSGIGYAVFVSTLGQGSVWALAALLVGVFALLIALRA; via the coding sequence GTGAGCGCTGGGATCTCACTGGCCGCCGCGATCGTCGTACCCCTCGTGATCGCGGTCTCGCTTCCAACGCTCGTCGGCGGCGTCCTCGGCGTCTGTCTCCTCGCGGCCGGCCTCTCTCGGCAGTCGCGCTTGCTCGTCGATAGCGGCGGGGTGGTGTTCGTCGGCGGACTCGTGTTTGCGAGTCTCGCGGGAGTGGCTCCGAGCCTCGTACTGACTGCGGCGGTTCTCACGATGGTCGCGTGGGACGTCGGACGGAACGCACTGGGGATCGCCGCTGAGGTCGGCGACTCTCCCGCTACGACTCGGATCGAACTCGTTCACGCGATCAGTAGTATCGTCGTCTTCGCCGCCGGATCAGGTATCGGCTACGCCGTGTTCGTGAGCACGCTCGGTCAGGGGTCCGTGTGGGCGCTCGCGGCGCTCCTCGTCGGCGTGTTCGCGTTACTCATCGCCTTACGTGCGTAA
- a CDS encoding DUF58 domain-containing protein: MTRPRRSLLIVGLVTSLLGVFLLAAPSLGSGFVPAGVGRAAPFALGGVGVLLLAGIYVLTGVLSSAPDEGGDTEGQSPETPTPERRPRYASLGESFARRLDEVSWTDRRETTPAARRSLRDDLRAMARRVLADSDQWSRSEVESRLDTGSWTPDLDAAAFFTDDVVPELSVRQRLRSVWSPEPVFARRARHAIAALANRATDTPVTPDLREETTAGQSPSPPASVRAYWGPGAETARERRSSRADGVVVAALALGGLGILTLTPSLLLLTLFGVVVAGYARVATPPTDSVSVSRVLDVEAPAPGTEVTVTVSIENTGSETLADLRVIDGVPPGLRVTEGSPRFTTALRPGKRASFTYCVEAAPGRHAFEPMLVITRDVTGLQRREALAEPAPTTLTCQHPRRPAATEAHRRRTTRFPGVSRSNTAGAGVEFHSVREYRPGDPLSRVNWKQRAKTGEFTTIDFDESRLTRVVVAVDARRETYQTVGRDADTPLVRASIAAARDIAMACLDDQIPVGLLAVSPRSCWLAPHAGATHRDRIQTQLTENDAFSWTPPAADFDVERALGTLTRQTQTATQVVVVSPLIDEEIVQFIRLLDAHGYTVSVRSPFPTEEGVSLSAGEGYAVLMRRFRINSLRNAGIHVQTEGTLEPAGAEETS, translated from the coding sequence ATGACACGACCACGCCGTTCACTCCTCATCGTTGGTCTCGTCACGAGCCTTCTGGGCGTGTTCCTCCTCGCCGCGCCGTCGCTCGGTAGCGGGTTCGTTCCGGCCGGAGTCGGCCGCGCCGCACCGTTCGCACTCGGCGGTGTCGGCGTCCTCCTCCTCGCCGGCATCTACGTCCTCACGGGCGTTCTCTCATCGGCCCCCGACGAGGGGGGCGACACGGAGGGGCAGTCCCCGGAGACGCCGACGCCCGAACGCCGCCCCCGCTACGCGTCTCTCGGCGAGTCGTTCGCCCGCCGCCTCGACGAGGTCTCCTGGACGGACCGCCGCGAAACCACGCCCGCGGCCCGACGCAGCCTTCGTGACGATCTGCGAGCGATGGCGAGACGGGTGCTCGCCGACAGCGACCAGTGGTCACGCAGTGAGGTCGAATCCCGCCTCGATACGGGCTCCTGGACACCAGATCTGGATGCAGCGGCCTTCTTCACCGACGACGTCGTCCCGGAGCTCTCCGTCCGACAGCGGCTTCGCTCCGTGTGGTCGCCGGAGCCGGTGTTCGCCCGTCGGGCGCGGCACGCTATCGCCGCCCTCGCAAACCGCGCCACGGACACACCCGTCACCCCCGATCTCCGTGAAGAAACGACCGCCGGTCAGTCGCCGTCACCACCCGCTTCGGTGCGAGCGTACTGGGGACCGGGTGCGGAGACGGCGCGAGAGCGCCGGTCGAGTCGAGCCGATGGGGTCGTCGTCGCCGCGCTGGCGCTCGGCGGCCTCGGCATCCTCACGCTGACGCCCTCGCTGCTCTTGCTCACGCTCTTCGGCGTGGTCGTCGCCGGCTACGCCCGCGTCGCCACCCCACCGACGGACTCAGTCAGCGTCTCCCGCGTCCTCGACGTCGAGGCACCCGCGCCCGGCACGGAGGTGACGGTCACGGTCAGCATCGAGAACACGGGCTCGGAGACGCTCGCGGATTTACGCGTCATCGACGGCGTCCCGCCCGGGCTTCGCGTCACCGAGGGTTCGCCGCGATTCACGACCGCCTTACGGCCCGGAAAGCGAGCCTCCTTCACCTACTGCGTCGAGGCCGCGCCCGGCCGCCACGCGTTCGAGCCGATGCTCGTCATCACGCGCGACGTCACCGGACTCCAGCGCCGCGAGGCCCTCGCCGAACCCGCCCCGACGACACTCACCTGCCAGCACCCCCGTCGGCCCGCCGCGACCGAAGCGCATCGCCGCCGCACGACACGCTTCCCGGGGGTGTCGCGCTCGAACACCGCGGGTGCGGGCGTCGAATTCCACTCCGTCCGCGAGTACCGACCGGGCGACCCGCTCTCGCGCGTGAACTGGAAGCAGCGAGCGAAAACGGGCGAGTTCACCACGATTGACTTCGACGAGTCACGACTCACGCGCGTGGTCGTCGCCGTCGATGCGCGCCGCGAGACGTATCAGACCGTCGGACGCGACGCGGACACGCCCCTCGTTCGCGCGAGTATCGCAGCAGCACGCGACATCGCGATGGCGTGCCTCGACGACCAGATTCCTGTCGGATTGCTAGCGGTGTCCCCGCGGTCCTGCTGGCTCGCGCCGCACGCAGGGGCGACGCACCGCGACCGGATCCAGACGCAACTCACGGAGAACGACGCCTTCAGCTGGACGCCGCCCGCGGCCGACTTCGACGTCGAGCGCGCGCTGGGGACGCTTACACGGCAGACACAGACCGCGACGCAGGTCGTGGTCGTCTCCCCGCTGATTGACGAGGAAATCGTCCAGTTCATTCGGTTACTCGACGCGCACGGCTACACCGTCTCCGTGCGCTCGCCCTTCCCGACTGAGGAGGGAGTGTCGCTCTCGGCCGGAGAGGGCTACGCGGTGTTGATGCGGCGGTTCCGCATCAACTCCCTCCGGAACGCCGGGATTCACGTCCAGACGGAAGGCACACTCGAACCAGCGGGTGCGGAGGAAACATCGTGA
- a CDS encoding DUF4129 domain-containing protein, which yields MNRSHLAALLITVFALAVLGAAAGTLHSAHPTRSHSPGTPGSPGTGGPAGASPNPANPSGGQSSSHYFLPQLNFSSEATTGLTHATSGLVRLAIAVLLLLVSGGLSLWWLTGDDGAAAVEPTTTPTDHSVSEITRSRPPDAAHAPADNDVYRAWQAMLAIAHPDDHRHKTPSELAHAAVDAGLPESAVRTVTRLFRTVRYGDAPPTPDRERDAQHALHTIQRADGEGETDDESEPASE from the coding sequence ATGAACCGCTCTCATCTCGCAGCCCTCCTCATCACCGTGTTCGCGCTCGCCGTCCTCGGAGCCGCAGCTGGGACACTGCACTCCGCACACCCCACCCGCTCCCATTCCCCGGGCACTCCGGGGTCGCCCGGGACGGGTGGTCCAGCGGGCGCGTCCCCGAACCCTGCGAACCCGTCAGGCGGCCAGTCATCCAGCCACTACTTCCTTCCGCAACTCAACTTCTCGTCCGAGGCCACGACCGGTTTAACCCACGCGACGAGTGGGCTCGTCCGCCTCGCGATCGCCGTGCTCCTCCTCCTCGTCAGTGGGGGCCTCAGCCTCTGGTGGCTCACCGGTGACGATGGAGCCGCCGCCGTCGAACCGACGACGACACCCACCGACCATTCTGTCAGCGAAATAACTAGATCCCGGCCACCGGACGCGGCGCACGCCCCCGCAGACAATGACGTCTATCGAGCGTGGCAGGCGATGCTCGCGATCGCCCATCCGGACGACCACCGCCACAAGACGCCGAGCGAGCTCGCACACGCTGCCGTCGACGCTGGCCTCCCCGAGTCCGCCGTCCGAACCGTCACGCGCCTCTTCCGAACCGTCCGCTACGGCGACGCACCGCCGACGCCGGACCGAGAACGCGACGCCCAGCACGCCCTCCACACGATACAACGCGCCGACGGCGAGGGTGAGACTGACGACGAATCCGAACCCGCGAGCGAATGA
- a CDS encoding ABC transporter permease subunit: MRWSPLARKECRSIATSRGVWLLALLLVPWAYRPSYVGWDALGPNITVAYVQVAAELLLPLGVLLLSYQSIVGERTSGSIKFVLGLPLTRTDILLGKIVGRTAGIYGPVCLSFLALAVIGLLSYGVFNPLLFTGQVVLTGVLVLALVTVATSVSALASRTVTAVAIVFVGVYLLLTLLWTTIAESLFTAITGTPVNPYSPPASGLLFLLVRLSPNGAYHVASNWLLGVGNSAANYANVLTKLKPATNTNILVVDATFPPHQIPWYLQQVVGLGILLAWIVIPLAVARYRFSRGDLA, translated from the coding sequence ATGCGTTGGTCCCCGCTCGCACGTAAAGAATGCCGCAGCATCGCCACCTCCAGGGGCGTCTGGCTGCTCGCCCTCCTCCTCGTTCCATGGGCCTACCGCCCGAGCTACGTCGGCTGGGACGCCCTCGGACCGAACATCACCGTCGCGTACGTCCAAGTGGCCGCCGAACTCCTCCTCCCGCTCGGCGTCCTCCTCCTCAGCTACCAATCAATCGTGGGGGAACGGACCTCCGGGAGCATCAAGTTCGTTCTCGGACTCCCGCTCACTCGGACGGACATCCTCCTCGGCAAGATCGTGGGCCGGACGGCCGGTATCTACGGGCCGGTCTGCCTCTCCTTTCTGGCACTCGCGGTAATCGGGCTCCTGAGCTACGGCGTATTCAACCCCCTCCTCTTCACCGGGCAGGTCGTCCTTACCGGCGTGCTCGTCCTCGCTCTCGTCACGGTCGCGACGAGCGTCTCCGCGCTCGCTTCGCGGACCGTCACGGCGGTCGCCATCGTCTTCGTCGGCGTGTACCTCCTGTTGACTCTCCTCTGGACGACGATCGCTGAGTCCCTCTTCACGGCAATCACTGGAACGCCCGTGAACCCGTACTCGCCGCCCGCGTCCGGATTACTCTTCCTCCTCGTTCGGCTCTCCCCCAACGGAGCGTATCACGTCGCCTCGAACTGGCTGCTCGGCGTCGGCAACTCCGCGGCGAACTACGCGAACGTACTCACCAAACTCAAGCCAGCGACGAACACGAACATCCTCGTCGTCGACGCGACCTTTCCGCCACATCAGATCCCGTGGTATCTCCAGCAGGTGGTCGGGCTCGGTATCCTCCTCGCGTGGATCGTGATCCCGCTCGCCGTCGCTCGCTACCGGTTCTCGCGGGGTGACCTCGCATGA
- a CDS encoding ABC transporter ATP-binding protein, with product MSGPAIETVDLTKRYGNQVAVDSLDLTVRDGEIYGFLGPNGAGKSTTIGLLMDYLRPTSGSMQVLGLDPQQDVVDLHGRVGVLPDRFSLYEDLTGRRHLEFVIDTKHATNDPESVLERVGLADAIDREAGEYSQGMGQRLALAMALVGGPDLLVLDEPFTGLDPHGVRRVREIVHEEHDRGATVFFSSHVLGQVELVCDRVGILHHGRLVTEGSLDELRSAVDLEADASMEDVFVAYTDTPDVNATSGEGGR from the coding sequence ATGAGCGGGCCCGCCATCGAGACGGTCGACCTGACGAAGCGCTACGGGAATCAGGTCGCCGTCGATAGCCTCGACCTCACGGTTCGTGATGGCGAGATCTACGGCTTCCTCGGGCCGAACGGCGCGGGGAAATCGACGACGATCGGCCTCCTGATGGACTACCTCCGACCCACGTCCGGCTCCATGCAGGTGCTCGGCCTCGATCCCCAGCAGGACGTGGTCGATCTCCACGGTCGCGTCGGCGTCCTCCCCGACCGTTTCAGCCTCTACGAGGACCTCACGGGTCGCCGGCACCTCGAGTTCGTGATCGACACGAAGCACGCGACGAACGATCCCGAGAGCGTCCTGGAGCGTGTCGGCCTCGCCGACGCGATTGACCGGGAGGCCGGAGAGTACTCGCAAGGGATGGGCCAGCGGCTGGCGCTCGCGATGGCGTTAGTCGGTGGTCCGGACCTATTAGTCCTCGACGAGCCGTTCACCGGACTCGATCCGCACGGGGTCAGGCGAGTCCGCGAGATCGTTCACGAGGAACACGACCGGGGTGCGACCGTCTTCTTCTCCAGTCACGTCCTCGGCCAAGTCGAACTCGTCTGCGATCGCGTCGGCATCCTCCACCACGGCCGGCTCGTTACCGAGGGTTCGCTCGACGAGCTGCGGTCCGCGGTCGACCTCGAGGCGGACGCATCGATGGAGGACGTCTTCGTCGCCTACACGGATACACCCGACGTGAACGCGACCTCGGGAGAGGGCGGACGATGA